One part of the Arabidopsis thaliana chromosome 4, partial sequence genome encodes these proteins:
- a CDS encoding C2H2 and C2HC zinc fingers superfamily protein (C2H2 and C2HC zinc fingers superfamily protein; FUNCTIONS IN: sequence-specific DNA binding transcription factor activity, zinc ion binding, nucleic acid binding; INVOLVED IN: regulation of transcription; LOCATED IN: intracellular; EXPRESSED IN: 8 plant structures; EXPRESSED DURING: 7 growth stages; CONTAINS InterPro DOMAIN/s: Zinc finger, C2H2-like (InterPro:IPR015880), Zinc finger, C2H2-type (InterPro:IPR007087); BEST Arabidopsis thaliana protein match is: zinc-finger protein 10 (TAIR:AT2G37740.1); Has 1054 Blast hits to 1054 proteins in 39 species: Archae - 0; Bacteria - 0; Metazoa - 0; Fungi - 0; Plants - 1054; Viruses - 0; Other Eukaryotes - 0 (source: NCBI BLink).), translating to MNGGAWMWNPNKIEELEDDDESWEVKAFEQDTKGNISGTTWPPRSYTCNFCRREFRSAQALGGHMNVHRRDRASSRAHQGSTVAAAARSGHGGMLLNSCAPPLPTTTLIIQSTASNIEGLSHFYQLQNPSGIFGNSGDMVNLYGTTSFPPSNLPFSMLNSPVEVPPRLIEYSTGDDESIGSMKEATGTSVDELDLELRLGHHPP from the coding sequence ATGAACGGTGGTGCATGGATGTGGAACCctaacaaaattgaagaattggaggatgatgatgaatcttgGGAAGTCAAAGCCTTTGAGCAAGACACTAAAGGCAACATCTCTGGTACCACTTGGCCTCCAAGATCTTACACTTGCAATTTCTGCCGCCGTGAGTTCCGTTCTGCTCAAGCCTTAGGCGGTCACATGAATGTCCACCGCCGTGACCGCGCCTCATCTAGGGCTCATCAAGGTTCCACCGTTGCGGCTGCGGCTAGAAGCGGCCACGGGGGGATGTTACTCAATTCTTGTGCTCCGCCGTTGCCTACAACGACACTTATAATACAATCCACGGCGAGTAACATTGAAGGTTTGTCCCATTTCTACCAACTGCAAAACCCTAGTGGCATTTTTGGTAATTCTGGTGACATGGTGAATCTTTATGGTACGACTTCGTTTCCTCCGAGCAACCTTCCGTTTTCAATGTTGAATTCTCCAGTAGAAGTTCCTCCTCGGCTTATTGAATATTCGACAGGAGATGATGAGAGCATTGGCTCGATGAAAGAAGCGACAGGAACATCAGTGGATGAGCTTGATCTTGAACTTCGGCTAGGGCACCATCCACCGTga
- a CDS encoding C2H2 and C2HC zinc fingers superfamily protein has product MNGGAWMWNPNKIEELEDDDESWEVKAFEQDTKGNISGTTWPPRSYTCNFCRREFRSAQALGGHMNVHRRDRASSRAHQGSTVAAAARSGHGGMLLNSCAPPLPTTTLIIQSTASNIEGLSHFYQLQNPSGIFGNSGDMVNLYGDDESIGSMKEATGTSVDELDLELRLGHHPP; this is encoded by the exons ATGAACGGTGGTGCATGGATGTGGAACCctaacaaaattgaagaattggaggatgatgatgaatcttgGGAAGTCAAAGCCTTTGAGCAAGACACTAAAGGCAACATCTCTGGTACCACTTGGCCTCCAAGATCTTACACTTGCAATTTCTGCCGCCGTGAGTTCCGTTCTGCTCAAGCCTTAGGCGGTCACATGAATGTCCACCGCCGTGACCGCGCCTCATCTAGGGCTCATCAAGGTTCCACCGTTGCGGCTGCGGCTAGAAGCGGCCACGGGGGGATGTTACTCAATTCTTGTGCTCCGCCGTTGCCTACAACGACACTTATAATACAATCCACGGCGAGTAACATTGAAGGTTTGTCCCATTTCTACCAACTGCAAAACCCTAGTGGCATTTTTGGTAATTCTGGTGACATGGTGAATCTTTATG GAGATGATGAGAGCATTGGCTCGATGAAAGAAGCGACAGGAACATCAGTGGATGAGCTTGATCTTGAACTTCGGCTAGGGCACCATCCACCGTga